One part of the Sorangiineae bacterium MSr11954 genome encodes these proteins:
- the lepB gene encoding signal peptidase I — protein MRLLRSPSRIPRELVSVLATTAIVFVARSSFADHYRVPSGSMEPTVHPGDRIVVSKLAYGLRVPLTHVQMITFHAPARGDVVVLESPESGIVLLKRVVAVGGDRVGVHEGLLTINGVVQPTTVGDGGQIAESLDGRVHALGSLGGTELPETEVPAGQLLVMGDNRGDSHDGRDFGFVARDMVLGRAMAVFSRKGALGWNPL, from the coding sequence ATGCGGCTTCTACGCTCCCCCTCACGCATCCCCCGCGAGCTCGTGTCGGTGCTCGCGACGACCGCCATCGTCTTCGTTGCGCGATCTTCCTTCGCCGATCACTACCGAGTGCCCTCCGGATCCATGGAGCCCACCGTGCACCCGGGCGACCGCATCGTCGTCTCCAAGCTCGCCTACGGCTTACGCGTCCCGCTCACCCATGTGCAAATGATCACCTTCCACGCCCCCGCCCGCGGCGATGTGGTGGTGCTCGAGTCGCCCGAGAGCGGCATCGTGCTGCTCAAACGGGTGGTGGCCGTGGGCGGCGACCGGGTCGGCGTTCACGAGGGGCTGCTCACCATCAACGGCGTGGTGCAGCCCACCACGGTGGGCGATGGCGGCCAGATCGCCGAGTCGCTCGATGGCCGGGTGCACGCGCTTGGCTCGCTCGGCGGCACCGAGCTGCCCGAAACGGAGGTCCCGGCCGGGCAGCTCTTGGTGATGGGCGACAACCGCGGCGACAGCCACGATGGCCGTGACTTCGGCTTCGTCGCCCGCGACATGGTGCTCGGACGCGCCATGGCCGTCTTCTCGCGCAAGGGCGCGCTCGGCTGGAACCCGCTCTGA
- a CDS encoding esterase family protein, translating to MSHEAYAGADEGEEAFPPAVVDEQPIAPRIVDLTIDSRALRARTKVRLILPKRFYADARRRWPVLYLLYGCCDDYTAWTRETDIAALTANTDVLVVMPEADRVGWYSNWWNHGRGGPPGWETFHLTEVRSILERSYRASGRRAIAGLSMGGFGALSYVARHPGMFSAAASFSGVIDTRFRDTPKLLQELVAAHGRDPLALWGDPKKQEWIWRVHNPADLAFLLLGTPLYISCGNGKAGPLDPPGQPDDPNEVRWNAMNVEFAKKLRFLGANVRVNLYGPGTHTWPYWQREMHIAFPMLMRAIGA from the coding sequence TTGTCCCATGAAGCGTATGCTGGCGCAGACGAGGGCGAAGAGGCGTTTCCGCCTGCCGTGGTCGACGAGCAGCCCATCGCGCCGCGCATCGTCGATTTGACGATCGATTCTCGGGCTCTGCGCGCTCGGACCAAGGTGCGGTTGATTCTGCCGAAACGCTTTTATGCGGATGCGCGCCGGCGGTGGCCGGTGCTCTACTTACTTTACGGATGTTGTGACGACTACACGGCATGGACCCGTGAAACCGACATTGCCGCGCTCACCGCGAACACGGACGTGTTGGTGGTGATGCCGGAGGCCGATCGCGTGGGCTGGTATTCGAACTGGTGGAACCATGGTCGCGGTGGACCGCCGGGATGGGAGACCTTTCACCTCACCGAGGTGCGATCCATTCTGGAGCGTTCGTATCGGGCCAGCGGTCGCCGCGCGATTGCCGGATTATCCATGGGCGGTTTTGGTGCGCTCTCGTATGTAGCCCGACATCCCGGTATGTTCAGCGCCGCCGCTTCGTTCAGCGGTGTGATCGATACGCGTTTTCGCGATACGCCCAAGTTGCTGCAGGAGCTGGTGGCCGCCCACGGTCGCGATCCTTTGGCGCTTTGGGGCGATCCCAAGAAGCAAGAGTGGATCTGGCGCGTGCACAACCCGGCCGACCTGGCTTTTTTGCTGCTCGGCACCCCGCTCTACATTTCGTGCGGCAATGGGAAGGCCGGGCCCCTGGATCCGCCCGGCCAGCCGGACGATCCAAACGAGGTGCGTTGGAACGCCATGAACGTGGAGTTTGCAAAAAAGCTGCGGTTCCTCGGCGCCAATGTGCGGGTCAACCTCTACGGGCCGGGTACCCACACATGGCCCTACTGGCAGCGTGAAATGCACATCGCGTTTCCGATGCTGATGCGTGCGATTGGCGCGTAG